Within the Thermosynechococcaceae cyanobacterium Okahandja genome, the region CTGAATGCCAATGGGCAGAATGACCACCGGTAGCGATCGCCCCGCCTTCGCCAAATCCTCTAAGCACCAGAACCCCAGTTGTGCCACCCCCGGCTCTAGGGGAGCCACCCGCTCATTGTGTTCATTGGTCGCACCTTCCGGTGCCGCGGCCAAGGGAAACTGCCCCTCCAGTAATAGCTGCCGCGCCGCCCGCAGCCCTTGGGTATCCAGCTTACCGCGGATAATCGAACTCCCCCCCAAGCGAGAAAAGAGCCAGCCCACCGCCTCCCCCGCCCACAGGGGAATGCCGCGATCGTAAAGAAAATAGCCATTTGTAGGAGGCTTGAGGCGAATCCCCCGTTGTTTCGCCGCCCGGGGTAACAGGTGCCACATCAGGTAGCCCATCACCAGCGGATCATCGGTACTCGGATGGCGAAAGGCCAGCAGTAAGCGCAACTGCCCCGCCTGAAACTGTGCATAGGCGTGGGCAAGGGTCTCAACGTTCACCCCTTTGAGCGTGGTAAAGCCGAGGCCGTAACGCAAGTACAGGGGTAAAATCCGTGAGAACCCCCACCACACCGGATAGCTAAACCGCTGCGGCAAAAAGTGCAACGGTGGACGAGCAGCAGTGACAGCACTAGACATGGGGCAGACTCCTCAGCGTGAGGTTAAACCGAGGGGGTGGCCAACTCGGCAATTAATTGCTCTAGCATAGGCTGATCTGCCCAATAAACGGCATTACAAAATTGACAGGTGGCTTCCGCCTTTGCCTCTGTGGCCAGAATATCCTTGAGCTCCGCTTCCCCCAAAAGCTTCAGTGCCCCCAACATGCGCTCGTGAGAGCAGCCGCAGTGAAAGCGTACCAGTTGCCGCTGGGGCAGGATTTGCAGGTCCATATCCCCTAGCAACTCCTGAAAAATATCCGGCAGGGTGCGACCGGCTTGTAACAGGGGCGTAAACCCCTGCAAATTGGCCACCCGCTCCTCAAGGGTGGCAATCAGATGCTCATCATTGGCCGCCTTGGGTAAGACTTGCAGCATCAGGCCACCGGCGGCGGTTACGCCGTCTTCCCCCACAAAGACCCCCAGCATCAGCGCCGAGGGGGTTTGCTCGGAGGTGGCTAAGTAGTAGGTCACATCCTCGGCAATTTCGCCAGAAACCAGTTCCACGGTGCTGGCGTAGGGATAGCCGTAGCCCAAGTCGTGAATGACGTAGAGATAGCCTTGCGCTCCGACAGCCGCCCCCACATCTAATTTCCCCTTGGCATTGGGGGGCAGTTCTACGGTTGGCCGCTGCACATAGCCCCGCACGGTACCATCGGCCCCCGCATCGGCAAAGATAACCCCCAACGGCCCATTCCCTTTAATCCGCAGATTAACGCGGGCTTGGGGCTGCTTAAAACTCGCCGCTAAAATGAGTCCGGCTGCCATGGTACGACCGAGGGCAGCGGTGGCCACGTAGGAGAGTTGATGGCGCTGCCGTGCCTCGTTGGTCAGTTGGGTGGTGATGACCCCCACGGCGCGAATGCCCTCGGCTGCGGCTGTTGCCCGTAACAAAAAATCCGCCATAGATCCCTGCAATGTTTCGTTACATTTAGCATAACGGCCTGCCGGAGTTCTGCTCAAATTCGGCTAGGGCTGGGCCGCGGGGGCTAACACGGCCTTAACCCAAGCTTGCATCTGGCTGAGGATGGCCTGTACTTCGGGGGGGGAGGGGGCTTGACAGTACAGTCGCAGCAGGGGTTCGGTGCCGCTAAAGCGCACCAGTAGCCAGCCACCGGTCTCAAGCTGAAATTTATAACCATCGATGGTGGTACAGCCCACGACGGCGCTGTTGCCAACCTGTGGTGGGGGCTGGGTTGCCAGCAGGTGTTCGAGGTGCTGACGCTGCTGCTGATCCTGTAGAACCACATCAATGCGATCGTAGGCGCTATAAAACCCGGTCTGGTGTTGCAGGTCTTGGTAATAGGCGGTGATGCTGCGGCCAGAGGTGACCATTGCTTCTAAAACGTACAGGGCGGAAAGGAGGGCATCCCGCTCGGGGATGTGGTGGCCATAGCCAATGCCGCCGGATTCTTCGCCCCCCAAGAGGATTGGCTCGCCCGCCCTCATGCGATCGCCAATGTACTTAAAGCCAATGGGGGTTTCAATGACGGCAAGGCCGTGCCGCGCGGCAACGTGGGTAATTAGATCAGAGCTACTAATGGATTTAATGACGGCACCGCGATGGGGGCTGTGCTGGGCGAGGTGATCAATCAAGATGGGGATGATCTCTTGGGCGGTATAAAGTTGGCCGTCGCCATCGAGCACCGCAAGGCGATCGGCATCGCCATCAAAGACACAACAGACGGTGGGCGCTGTTTTAGGCTGTTGCTTTAGGTATGCCTGCGTCTGCTGTAAGTACCGGCCAATGGGTTCGGGGGCACCGCCACCAAACAAGGGGTCGCGATCGCTACGGAATTCGGGTATCGCCACCCCCAGTAGCCGCGCCAACCCTCCTGCGGCGACCCCGTGCATCACATCCGCATAGACGTGCAGTTGCCCAGTGGCAATCGCTTCGCGAATGGGGGCGCAGTTCACCTGTTGTTGGAGGGCAGCACAATAGCTCGGCCATGGGTCAAAGTACTGCTGCGATCCCCGACCGAGGGGGGGTGGCTCCCCACTAGCAAGCTGGGCTTCAATGGCTTGGGTGACGGCGGGGGGCACTGAACCGGCAAAGGCTCCCTTCACCTTCAACCCGCTATAGATGCCCGGGTTGTGGCTGGCCGTGATCACCAGAGCACCGATTGCCTGCGTTGCTTTGACGGCCCAACTAAAGGCGGGGGTGGGTGCAGGCACCTGCGAGAGCCACACCTCATACCCAGCACTCACCAAGAGATCGGCCACCGCAGCAGCAAAATGCTCTGCCATAAAGCGGCGATCGTACCCCACCACAATGGGTGCAGAACCGGTCTGGCCATAGGTGCGGTGCAACACCCAAGCGGCTGCGATCGCCGCCCGTTGGAGTCGCGCAAACGTAAATTCAGCACCAATAATGCCACGCCAGCCATCGGTGCCAAAGCGAATGGGGCTGTCTTCGGCCACCCGCAGGTGGGCCAAGGGTAACACGTCAGAGGCCATTGGGGGTAACCACCAAACTCCTGAAACAATACCACGCCAGATTCTTCAGCGGGCATGGCCGCCTTCGGGTAGGCGCTAATGGTATAATTATTGCGAATTATTAACGAGGCGATTAGTGCTCCATCCCAGTGCTAGTCCTAAGCGTTTACCTTAGTCGCCTAACCCTCACCCGTTTAGAGAGGTACTGAACACTATGGCATTTGTACAAGACCCCCTACCGTTTGATCCCGGTGCCCTTGAACCCTACGGCATGTCTGCCAAAACCTTTGAGTTCCACTATGGTAAGCACCACAAAGCCTACGTTGATAACTTGAACAAGCTGACCCAAGACACCGAGTTAGCCGATAAATCCCTCGAGGATGTCATTCGCTTGAGCTATGGCGATGCTGCCAAAGTGGGCATTTTCAATAATGCGGCGCAAGTGTGGAACCACACCTTCTTTTGGAATAGCCTCAAGCCCGGCGGCGGTGGCAGCCCGACCGGGGATGTGGCGGCTCGGATTAACAGCGCCTTTGGCAGCTTTGACGAGTTTAAGAGCCAGTTCAAAACCGCTGCTGCCACCCAGTTTGGCAGTGGCTGGGCGTGGCTGGTTCTAGAGGCAGGAACCCTCAAGGTCACCAAAACCCCCAATGCCGAAAACCCCTTGGTGCACGGTCAGGTGCCTCTGCTGACCCTCGATGTGTGGGAGCACGCCTACTACCTCGATTTCCAAAATCGCCGTCCCGACTTCATTGATAATTTCCTGAATCAACTGGTGAATTGGGACTTTGTGGCCAAAAACCTTGCTGCGGCTTAAGCGCTAGCGGGCAATTTTTGCCGATTTTGGCCGATATTATCTTGGGGGTGCCAGCGTTCGGGTGCCCCCTTTTTTAGGGCTGAGCCAGTGGGAGGTTTGCGCACTTCGGTAAAATCTAGCCATTGTCTTGCCCCTTGATCCACGCCAAGCATTGGAGTTGCCCTATGGTTGCGGTTTACCCCGGCAGTTTTGACCCGATTACGTTGGGGCATTTGGATATTATTGAGCGGGGGACGCGCCTGTTTGCTGAGGTGATCGTGGCGATCGCCCACAACCCTCAGAAGAAGGCGCTGTTTAGTGTTGAGCAGCGCCTTGTCCAAATTCGAGCCGCAACAGCGCATCTGGCCAATGTGCGGGTGGATACCTTTAATGGCCTGACGGTTGACTACGCGCGATCGCAGCAGGCGAAGGTATTACTGCGGGGGCTGCGGGTACTCTCGGACTTTGAATACGAATTACAAATGGCTCATACCAACAAAAGCCTATGGCCAGAGATTGAAACCGTGTTCCTCACCACATCAAATGAGTATAGTTTCTTAAGTAGTAGCCTAGTGAAAGAAATTGCCCGATTTGGTGGTAATGTTCGTCATCTTGTTCCAGCAACGGTTGCGAAGGATTTAGAAGAATGCTTTACTCAAAACCCGATCAGATCACCACAACCACCGGCATAACAGAGCTACCGGACAGCCGCACGGGTGCCACCCCGCTGCCACTGCTCCAGCAACTGCAACGACTGGAAGAACTGCTGATTTTAGAAGGCACAAAGATTCCGCTCACCGGGCGCAAGCTCATCGATGAAGACCAAGTCCTTGCCCACCTTGCCCAAATTGAGGAAGCGATTCCCGAATCGGTGGATTTGGCGCAACGCATCCTCAACCAGCGGGATGAGCTATTGAAGCAGGCGCAACAGCGTGCCCAAGAGATTATTCGCCATGCCGAGCAGCGGGCCGCCCAAATTGCCGATGAACTGCGGATTCGCCAACAGGCGGAGCTAGAAGCCCAAAAAATTCGCCAACAGGTGCAGCAAGAAGTGGAGCTGATGCGACAGCGAGCCATGGAGGAACTGAACCTGCTGCGCCAAAATACCGAAAAAGAACTGGCGCACCTGCGGCAAGTGACCCGCCATGAGTGCCAAGAGCGGCAGCAGGAAGCCGATGCCTACGCCGAGCGCACCCTTGCGGAAATGGAACGGCAGTTTAAGGAAATGCTGGCGGTGATCCAAAATGGTCGCCAATACCTGAAGCAACAGCAGGCCTCCCGTTAGCCCTAGGGACCGCCGCGATCGTAAATGGCAATGTTCCACTGTCCCCCCTCACTGGTTTGGTAGGCCACATAGCGACCATCGCCGCTAATGCTGGGGTGCCGACACACCCCCCGCACTGCTTGGCTGAGGAGTTGGGGTTGCTGCGTCTGGCGATCATAGACAAAGACATCGGGTCGTCCCCGCTCGGTTGAAATGTAGGCAATAAAGCGGCCATCCTCACTGAGGCTGGGTTGCTCTTGGCTGGAGTTGGGGCGATTGAGGTTGGGCAGATCCACAAAACGACGTTCCTGCAAATCGTACAGGTACAGGTTCCGCTGCCCTTGGCGATCGCTGCCAAAGGCTAAGTAGCGGCCATTGCCACTGAGGGCCGGAAACTCATCGGCGGCGGTACTGTTGAACCCTGCCCCTTGGTTCACCGGTGGCGGCACAAATCCGCGTAGATCTTGACAGCCCAGCAACAGGCTCAGGAGCACTATCCCCAGCAGCCCCCTAGCGCGGTTTAAGCGGCTCCAAGGTAAAGAACGTTTGAAAAATGTCCGTATCCACCTCATTCATTTGCTGCTGCAAACTGTCTAAAAACTCGTGCATTCCTTGCTCAATAATGTCTTCAATGGTGAGGTAATCTAAGTGGGAGCGCAAGCGACCCAAGTGGCGCTCCACACGATTGTGCCAACTGCCCGCGGGGGTACCGGTAATTTTGTAGAGGGACTTTTCCACCTGTAATAGGCAAAAGCGAATGGCCCGCGGAAATTCGGCATCTAAAATTAAAAACTCGGCCACCCCGGCGGGGGTAATGCGGTGCAAGCCCCGTTTGCGGTACATTTCGTAGGCGCTGGCCGACTTCAGTAGCGCAATCCAACCCAACTCATCAATGGGGCTGCCAACATCCTCCACCGAGGGCAACAGCAGGTAGTACTTAACATCCAGAATGCGGGAGGTCTTATCGGCCCGCTCCAATAACCGCCCCATTTGACCAAAATGCCATGCTTCATTGTGGCTCATGGTGCTATCCATGACCCCGGCAAACAGGTGACTGGCCTGTTTCACCTGTTCTAGGAAGCTGGCGGTTTCCACCTGATTAGGGGCGTGGGCGGCTTCCCGCACCATGGTGTAAAAGGAATTCACCTGCTGCCACATTTCCGAGGAAATGACTTCGCGCACAGAGGCGGCATTTTCGCGGGCGGCGCGAATGCAGGACACAATGGAGTTGGGGTAGCTAGCATCAAAGGTGAGGAAGTGGATCACATTCTCCGCCGTGGCGCTGCCGTAGTGCTCCTGAAAAAAGGGTAAATCCCCCGTAGTTAAAACAAGGGGTTCCCACTGCCCACCCGGGTGGCCGGGTAGGTCGAGGAGCATGTTGAAGTTAACATCCACAAACCGGGCAATATTCTCTGCCCGCTCAATGTAGCGATTGAGCCAATAGACAGCATCGGCAACGCGACTTAACATATACTGGCAAGCATCTACTCCGTGCTCACACTGTAGCAAGCTTTGCCCGCCCTGAACATATGCAGCAAACCCGCTTAAATACGCTTCTAGATCGTCTGGGGAGGCAGATTCAGGCGCAGTTAACAAACCCGTGGCGACGGCTGGCCACCCTGACGATTGCCCTGCTCTTTGGTGTGTTTTCGGGGCTGGCCATTTCCTCGACCGCCGGTCAGGTGGGCTACTTAGATATTGTGGCCTCTGCCTTGGTGGCGATCGCGGCAGAAGTCATTAGTGCCATTTTCTATAGCGATCGCTGGCAGTTACGCCGCACCCTCTTGGGGGAGGTCTTAAATGCCTTCAAGTTTGGTGTCCTCTACGGCCTATTCCTAGTGGCCTTCCTCTTGGGCAGTTAAGGGAGGCGGTAGTGCCATGATCGGGATCATTGTTCTAGCAGTGGGTTCTCATGTTTGGTTTTAAGCGCCGCGGGCGACCAGCCCAGTCCCTTTCCAGCGGCAACATTGCCACGGTTGCCCTAGAACTTTACCGTCATCAAGGCAACCGCTACTTTTTGCTGAGCCTCTTTGCCCATGCGTGGTTTTTTTTGTTGACCATTGCTGCCGTTCTCATTTTGCTGGTGACGACTGTGATTGCGGGGGTTGCCCTTGCCGCCATGAATGGGGTGGGCGGCTTTGTCATTTTGGTGGCCGTTGGCGCTCTGATGGCTCTACCCTTTTATCTGTTTGGTTGGACGCGGCTGATAGCTAGTGGTGCCCTCATTTCGCGGCGCATCTATACGGTGCTGGCCGCCCTAGAG harbors:
- the hslO gene encoding Hsp33 family molecular chaperone HslO, translating into MADFLLRATAAAEGIRAVGVITTQLTNEARQRHQLSYVATAALGRTMAAGLILAASFKQPQARVNLRIKGNGPLGVIFADAGADGTVRGYVQRPTVELPPNAKGKLDVGAAVGAQGYLYVIHDLGYGYPYASTVELVSGEIAEDVTYYLATSEQTPSALMLGVFVGEDGVTAAGGLMLQVLPKAANDEHLIATLEERVANLQGFTPLLQAGRTLPDIFQELLGDMDLQILPQRQLVRFHCGCSHERMLGALKLLGEAELKDILATEAKAEATCQFCNAVYWADQPMLEQLIAELATPSV
- a CDS encoding phosphoglucomutase/phosphomannomutase family protein, coding for MASDVLPLAHLRVAEDSPIRFGTDGWRGIIGAEFTFARLQRAAIAAAWVLHRTYGQTGSAPIVVGYDRRFMAEHFAAAVADLLVSAGYEVWLSQVPAPTPAFSWAVKATQAIGALVITASHNPGIYSGLKVKGAFAGSVPPAVTQAIEAQLASGEPPPLGRGSQQYFDPWPSYCAALQQQVNCAPIREAIATGQLHVYADVMHGVAAGGLARLLGVAIPEFRSDRDPLFGGGAPEPIGRYLQQTQAYLKQQPKTAPTVCCVFDGDADRLAVLDGDGQLYTAQEIIPILIDHLAQHSPHRGAVIKSISSSDLITHVAARHGLAVIETPIGFKYIGDRMRAGEPILLGGEESGGIGYGHHIPERDALLSALYVLEAMVTSGRSITAYYQDLQHQTGFYSAYDRIDVVLQDQQQRQHLEHLLATQPPPQVGNSAVVGCTTIDGYKFQLETGGWLLVRFSGTEPLLRLYCQAPSPPEVQAILSQMQAWVKAVLAPAAQP
- a CDS encoding superoxide dismutase: MAFVQDPLPFDPGALEPYGMSAKTFEFHYGKHHKAYVDNLNKLTQDTELADKSLEDVIRLSYGDAAKVGIFNNAAQVWNHTFFWNSLKPGGGGSPTGDVAARINSAFGSFDEFKSQFKTAAATQFGSGWAWLVLEAGTLKVTKTPNAENPLVHGQVPLLTLDVWEHAYYLDFQNRRPDFIDNFLNQLVNWDFVAKNLAAA
- the coaD gene encoding pantetheine-phosphate adenylyltransferase, with translation MVAVYPGSFDPITLGHLDIIERGTRLFAEVIVAIAHNPQKKALFSVEQRLVQIRAATAHLANVRVDTFNGLTVDYARSQQAKVLLRGLRVLSDFEYELQMAHTNKSLWPEIETVFLTTSNEYSFLSSSLVKEIARFGGNVRHLVPATVAKDLEECFTQNPIRSPQPPA
- a CDS encoding biopolymer transporter Tol translates to MRWIRTFFKRSLPWSRLNRARGLLGIVLLSLLLGCQDLRGFVPPPVNQGAGFNSTAADEFPALSGNGRYLAFGSDRQGQRNLYLYDLQERRFVDLPNLNRPNSSQEQPSLSEDGRFIAYISTERGRPDVFVYDRQTQQPQLLSQAVRGVCRHPSISGDGRYVAYQTSEGGQWNIAIYDRGGP
- a CDS encoding alpha-E domain-containing protein; translation: MLSRVADAVYWLNRYIERAENIARFVDVNFNMLLDLPGHPGGQWEPLVLTTGDLPFFQEHYGSATAENVIHFLTFDASYPNSIVSCIRAARENAASVREVISSEMWQQVNSFYTMVREAAHAPNQVETASFLEQVKQASHLFAGVMDSTMSHNEAWHFGQMGRLLERADKTSRILDVKYYLLLPSVEDVGSPIDELGWIALLKSASAYEMYRKRGLHRITPAGVAEFLILDAEFPRAIRFCLLQVEKSLYKITGTPAGSWHNRVERHLGRLRSHLDYLTIEDIIEQGMHEFLDSLQQQMNEVDTDIFQTFFTLEPLKPR
- a CDS encoding DUF565 domain-containing protein, whose translation is MQQTRLNTLLDRLGRQIQAQLTNPWRRLATLTIALLFGVFSGLAISSTAGQVGYLDIVASALVAIAAEVISAIFYSDRWQLRRTLLGEVLNAFKFGVLYGLFLVAFLLGS